In Quercus robur chromosome 10, dhQueRobu3.1, whole genome shotgun sequence, a genomic segment contains:
- the LOC126701525 gene encoding probable serine/threonine-protein kinase WNK3 isoform X3, protein MPQDLSSDHDPDDSDTEFIEVDPSGRYGRYKEVLGRGAFKKVYRAFDELEGIEVAWNQVKVADILRNSEDLERLYSEVHLLKTLKHKNIIKFYYSWVDTKNESINFITEIFTSGTLRQYRKKHKYVDLRAMKKWSRQILEGLQYLHSHDPPVIHRDLKCDNIFVNGNQGEVKIGDLGLAAILRQARSAHSVIGTPEFMAPELYEEEYNELVDIYAFGMCLLELVTFEYPYVECANAAQIYKKVTSGIKPASLAKVTDPSVRAFIEKCIAKASERLPAKELLMDPFLRSDEDYESIGRSLSLRTRHSSSFDQIDIGENAKDSSPEISRDFTVQGQRRDVHTIFLKLRIADSSGHYRNIHFPFDIEEDTAVAVASEMVEELDLSDQDVSTIAEMIDAEIRSHISDWASKELPEDSFTGEVVSSESSASEAKEDGSPFLSESTLSAGNLALERFPSGRKFWSDSPKAFGGSSPAKSSPSHLSFQVDSVAAGSSSTGDNENSPDSHEDTENQCFDALHEESEDERVSDDDNNSEEREASVPVDLHLGDNSSAAADLHSSNGGHPLEDNYLESEDVKIIAEKLEILLTKQQDELNELKRKHELAISDLLTRLSPEIRQKVLNMCKEKIPDYIRQSETQC, encoded by the exons ATGCCACAGGACTTGTCGTCCGACCACGACCCAGACGATTCAGACACCGAGTTCATTGAGGTTGATCCCTCTGGTCGATATGGTCGG TACAAAGAGGTTCTAGGTAGAGGAGCTTTCAAGAAAGT ATATCGAGCATTTGATGAATTGGAAGGAATTGAAGTAGCTTGGAATCAGGTTAAGGTGGCAGATATATTACGGAACTCTGAAGATTTGGAGCGTCTATATTCAGAAGTTCATTTACTCAAGACTTTGAAGCACAAGAACATAATTAAGTTTTACTACTCATGGGTCGACACAAAAAATGAGAGCATTAACTTCATTACTGAGATTTTCACTTCTGGAACATTGCGGCA ATACCGAAAGAAACATAAATATGTTGATTTGAGAGCTATGAAGAAATGGTCTAGGCAGATTCTAGAGGGCCTTCAGTACCTTCACAGTCATGACCCACCAGTTATTCATCGAGATCTGAAGTGTGATAACATATTTGTCAATGGAAATCAAGGTGAGGTGAAAATTGGTGACTTAGGCCTGGCTGCCATTCTTCGCCAGGCTCGTTCAGCTCATAGTGTCATTG GTACTCCGGAGTTCATGGCACCAGAGCTTTATGAAGAGGAATACAATGAGCTTGTAGATATTTATGCTTTTGGCATGTGCTTGTTAGAGTTGGTCACCTTCGAGTACCCTTATGTTGAGTGTGCCAATGCAGCTCAAATATACAAGAAAGTGACATCA ggAATAAAGCCAGCATCATTGGCAAAAGTGACAGACCCTTCAGTTAGAGCATTTATAGAAAAATGTATTGCAAAAGCCTCTGAACGCTTGCCAGCCAAGGAACTTCTAATGGATCCTTTTCTCCGATCAGATGAGGATTATGAAAGTATAGGGCGTTCTCTAAGTCTTAGAACCCGCCATTCAA GCAGTTTTGATCAGATTGATATTGGTGAAAATGCTAAGGATTCATCTCCTGAGATTAGTAGAGATTTCACAGTTCAAGGTCAGAGGAGAGATGTTCACACAATATTTCTGAAACTACGAATTGCGGACTCCTCAG GTCATTATCGCAATATCCACTTCCCATTTGATATTGAGGAAGACACTGCAGTTGCTGTTGCTAGTGAAATGGTCGAGGAGTTGGACCTGAGTGATCAAGATGTTTCAACGATTGCTGAAATGATTGATGCAGAAATCCGGTCCCATATTTCAGATTGGGCGTCAAAAGAACTCCCTGAAGATAGTTTTACTGGAGAGGTTGTAAGTTCTGAGAGCAGTGCATCTGAAGCCAAGGAAGATGGCTCTCCCTTCCTGAGTGAGTCTACCCTTTCTGCTGGCAATCTTGCATTGGAAAGATTTCCTTCAGGTCGTAAGTTTTGGTCTGACTCACCAAAGGCATTTGGTGGAAGCTCTCCAGCAAAGTCTAGCCCCTCACACTTGTCTTTTCAGGTGGATTCGGTTGCTGCCGGATCTAGCTCAACTGGAGATAATGAAAACTCTCCTGATTCCCATGAAGACACAGAAAATCAATGTTTTGATGCTTTGCATGAAGAGTCTGAGGATGAGCGTGTTTCTGATGATGACAATAATAGTGAAGAGAGGGAAGCTAGTGTGCCTGTTGATCTGCACCTTGGCGACAACAGTAGTGCAGCTGCAGATCTACATTCTAGCAACGGAGGTCATCCTTTGGAAGACAACTATCTTGAATCAGAAGATGTCAAGATAATCGCTGAGAAACTTGAGATTCTGTTAACAAAGCAGCAAGACGAGTTAAATGAGTTAAAGAGGAAGCATGAACTGGCCATATCAGATCTTTTGACAAGACTATCTCCAGAGATCCGTCAAAAGGTTTTAAATAtgtgtaaagaaaaaatacCTGACTATATAAGGCAGAGTGAGACACAATGCTAA
- the LOC126701525 gene encoding probable serine/threonine-protein kinase WNK3 isoform X4: MPQDLSSDHDPDDSDTEFIEVDPSGRYGRYKEVLGRGAFKKVYRAFDELEGIEVAWNQVKVADILRNSEDLERLYSEVHLLKTLKHKNIIKFYYSWVDTKNESINFITEIFTSGTLRQYRKKHKYVDLRAMKKWSRQILEGLQYLHSHDPPVIHRDLKCDNIFVNGNQGTPEFMAPELYEEEYNELVDIYAFGMCLLELVTFEYPYVECANAAQIYKKVTSGIKPASLAKVTDPSVRAFIEKCIAKASERLPAKELLMDPFLRSDEDYESIGRSLSLRTRHSKGSFDQIDIGENAKDSSPEISRDFTVQGQRRDVHTIFLKLRIADSSGHYRNIHFPFDIEEDTAVAVASEMVEELDLSDQDVSTIAEMIDAEIRSHISDWASKELPEDSFTGEVVSSESSASEAKEDGSPFLSESTLSAGNLALERFPSGRKFWSDSPKAFGGSSPAKSSPSHLSFQVDSVAAGSSSTGDNENSPDSHEDTENQCFDALHEESEDERVSDDDNNSEEREASVPVDLHLGDNSSAAADLHSSNGGHPLEDNYLESEDVKIIAEKLEILLTKQQDELNELKRKHELAISDLLTRLSPEIRQKVLNMCKEKIPDYIRQSETQC; the protein is encoded by the exons ATGCCACAGGACTTGTCGTCCGACCACGACCCAGACGATTCAGACACCGAGTTCATTGAGGTTGATCCCTCTGGTCGATATGGTCGG TACAAAGAGGTTCTAGGTAGAGGAGCTTTCAAGAAAGT ATATCGAGCATTTGATGAATTGGAAGGAATTGAAGTAGCTTGGAATCAGGTTAAGGTGGCAGATATATTACGGAACTCTGAAGATTTGGAGCGTCTATATTCAGAAGTTCATTTACTCAAGACTTTGAAGCACAAGAACATAATTAAGTTTTACTACTCATGGGTCGACACAAAAAATGAGAGCATTAACTTCATTACTGAGATTTTCACTTCTGGAACATTGCGGCA ATACCGAAAGAAACATAAATATGTTGATTTGAGAGCTATGAAGAAATGGTCTAGGCAGATTCTAGAGGGCCTTCAGTACCTTCACAGTCATGACCCACCAGTTATTCATCGAGATCTGAAGTGTGATAACATATTTGTCAATGGAAATCAAG GTACTCCGGAGTTCATGGCACCAGAGCTTTATGAAGAGGAATACAATGAGCTTGTAGATATTTATGCTTTTGGCATGTGCTTGTTAGAGTTGGTCACCTTCGAGTACCCTTATGTTGAGTGTGCCAATGCAGCTCAAATATACAAGAAAGTGACATCA ggAATAAAGCCAGCATCATTGGCAAAAGTGACAGACCCTTCAGTTAGAGCATTTATAGAAAAATGTATTGCAAAAGCCTCTGAACGCTTGCCAGCCAAGGAACTTCTAATGGATCCTTTTCTCCGATCAGATGAGGATTATGAAAGTATAGGGCGTTCTCTAAGTCTTAGAACCCGCCATTCAA AAGGCAGTTTTGATCAGATTGATATTGGTGAAAATGCTAAGGATTCATCTCCTGAGATTAGTAGAGATTTCACAGTTCAAGGTCAGAGGAGAGATGTTCACACAATATTTCTGAAACTACGAATTGCGGACTCCTCAG GTCATTATCGCAATATCCACTTCCCATTTGATATTGAGGAAGACACTGCAGTTGCTGTTGCTAGTGAAATGGTCGAGGAGTTGGACCTGAGTGATCAAGATGTTTCAACGATTGCTGAAATGATTGATGCAGAAATCCGGTCCCATATTTCAGATTGGGCGTCAAAAGAACTCCCTGAAGATAGTTTTACTGGAGAGGTTGTAAGTTCTGAGAGCAGTGCATCTGAAGCCAAGGAAGATGGCTCTCCCTTCCTGAGTGAGTCTACCCTTTCTGCTGGCAATCTTGCATTGGAAAGATTTCCTTCAGGTCGTAAGTTTTGGTCTGACTCACCAAAGGCATTTGGTGGAAGCTCTCCAGCAAAGTCTAGCCCCTCACACTTGTCTTTTCAGGTGGATTCGGTTGCTGCCGGATCTAGCTCAACTGGAGATAATGAAAACTCTCCTGATTCCCATGAAGACACAGAAAATCAATGTTTTGATGCTTTGCATGAAGAGTCTGAGGATGAGCGTGTTTCTGATGATGACAATAATAGTGAAGAGAGGGAAGCTAGTGTGCCTGTTGATCTGCACCTTGGCGACAACAGTAGTGCAGCTGCAGATCTACATTCTAGCAACGGAGGTCATCCTTTGGAAGACAACTATCTTGAATCAGAAGATGTCAAGATAATCGCTGAGAAACTTGAGATTCTGTTAACAAAGCAGCAAGACGAGTTAAATGAGTTAAAGAGGAAGCATGAACTGGCCATATCAGATCTTTTGACAAGACTATCTCCAGAGATCCGTCAAAAGGTTTTAAATAtgtgtaaagaaaaaatacCTGACTATATAAGGCAGAGTGAGACACAATGCTAA
- the LOC126701525 gene encoding probable serine/threonine-protein kinase WNK3 isoform X2 encodes MPQDLSSDHDPDDSDTEFIEVDPSGRYGRYKEVLGRGAFKKVYRAFDELEGIEVAWNQVKVADILRNSEDLERLYSEVHLLKTLKHKNIIKFYYSWVDTKNESINFITEIFTSGTLRQYRKKHKYVDLRAMKKWSRQILEGLQYLHSHDPPVIHRDLKCDNIFVNGNQGEVKIGDLGLAAILRQARSAHSVIGTPEFMAPELYEEEYNELVDIYAFGMCLLELVTFEYPYVECANAAQIYKKVTSGIKPASLAKVTDPSVRAFIEKCIAKASERLPAKELLMDPFLRSDEDYESIGRSLSLRTRHSKGSFDQIDIGENAKDSSPEISRDFTVQGQRRDVHTIFLKLRIADSSGHYRNIHFPFDIEEDTAVAVASEMVEELDLSDQDVSTIAEMIDAEIRSHISDWASKELPEDSFTGEVVSSESSASEAKEDGSPFLSESTLSAGNLALERFPSGRKFWSDSPKAFGGSSPAKSSPSHLSFQVDSVAAGSSSTGDNENSPDSHEDTENQCFDALHEESEDERVSDDDNNSEEREASVPVDLHLGDNSSAAADLHSSNGGHPLEDNYLESEDVKIIAEKLEILLTKQQDELNELKRKHELAISDLLTRLSPEIRQKVLNMCKEKIPDYIRQSETQC; translated from the exons ATGCCACAGGACTTGTCGTCCGACCACGACCCAGACGATTCAGACACCGAGTTCATTGAGGTTGATCCCTCTGGTCGATATGGTCGG TACAAAGAGGTTCTAGGTAGAGGAGCTTTCAAGAAAGT ATATCGAGCATTTGATGAATTGGAAGGAATTGAAGTAGCTTGGAATCAGGTTAAGGTGGCAGATATATTACGGAACTCTGAAGATTTGGAGCGTCTATATTCAGAAGTTCATTTACTCAAGACTTTGAAGCACAAGAACATAATTAAGTTTTACTACTCATGGGTCGACACAAAAAATGAGAGCATTAACTTCATTACTGAGATTTTCACTTCTGGAACATTGCGGCA ATACCGAAAGAAACATAAATATGTTGATTTGAGAGCTATGAAGAAATGGTCTAGGCAGATTCTAGAGGGCCTTCAGTACCTTCACAGTCATGACCCACCAGTTATTCATCGAGATCTGAAGTGTGATAACATATTTGTCAATGGAAATCAAGGTGAGGTGAAAATTGGTGACTTAGGCCTGGCTGCCATTCTTCGCCAGGCTCGTTCAGCTCATAGTGTCATTG GTACTCCGGAGTTCATGGCACCAGAGCTTTATGAAGAGGAATACAATGAGCTTGTAGATATTTATGCTTTTGGCATGTGCTTGTTAGAGTTGGTCACCTTCGAGTACCCTTATGTTGAGTGTGCCAATGCAGCTCAAATATACAAGAAAGTGACATCA ggAATAAAGCCAGCATCATTGGCAAAAGTGACAGACCCTTCAGTTAGAGCATTTATAGAAAAATGTATTGCAAAAGCCTCTGAACGCTTGCCAGCCAAGGAACTTCTAATGGATCCTTTTCTCCGATCAGATGAGGATTATGAAAGTATAGGGCGTTCTCTAAGTCTTAGAACCCGCCATTCAA AAGGCAGTTTTGATCAGATTGATATTGGTGAAAATGCTAAGGATTCATCTCCTGAGATTAGTAGAGATTTCACAGTTCAAGGTCAGAGGAGAGATGTTCACACAATATTTCTGAAACTACGAATTGCGGACTCCTCAG GTCATTATCGCAATATCCACTTCCCATTTGATATTGAGGAAGACACTGCAGTTGCTGTTGCTAGTGAAATGGTCGAGGAGTTGGACCTGAGTGATCAAGATGTTTCAACGATTGCTGAAATGATTGATGCAGAAATCCGGTCCCATATTTCAGATTGGGCGTCAAAAGAACTCCCTGAAGATAGTTTTACTGGAGAGGTTGTAAGTTCTGAGAGCAGTGCATCTGAAGCCAAGGAAGATGGCTCTCCCTTCCTGAGTGAGTCTACCCTTTCTGCTGGCAATCTTGCATTGGAAAGATTTCCTTCAGGTCGTAAGTTTTGGTCTGACTCACCAAAGGCATTTGGTGGAAGCTCTCCAGCAAAGTCTAGCCCCTCACACTTGTCTTTTCAGGTGGATTCGGTTGCTGCCGGATCTAGCTCAACTGGAGATAATGAAAACTCTCCTGATTCCCATGAAGACACAGAAAATCAATGTTTTGATGCTTTGCATGAAGAGTCTGAGGATGAGCGTGTTTCTGATGATGACAATAATAGTGAAGAGAGGGAAGCTAGTGTGCCTGTTGATCTGCACCTTGGCGACAACAGTAGTGCAGCTGCAGATCTACATTCTAGCAACGGAGGTCATCCTTTGGAAGACAACTATCTTGAATCAGAAGATGTCAAGATAATCGCTGAGAAACTTGAGATTCTGTTAACAAAGCAGCAAGACGAGTTAAATGAGTTAAAGAGGAAGCATGAACTGGCCATATCAGATCTTTTGACAAGACTATCTCCAGAGATCCGTCAAAAGGTTTTAAATAtgtgtaaagaaaaaatacCTGACTATATAAGGCAGAGTGAGACACAATGCTAA
- the LOC126701525 gene encoding probable serine/threonine-protein kinase WNK3 isoform X1, which translates to MPQDLSSDHDPDDSDTEFIEVDPSGRYGRYKEVLGRGAFKKVYRAFDELEGIEVAWNQVKVADILRNSEDLERLYSEVHLLKTLKHKNIIKFYYSWVDTKNESINFITEIFTSGTLRQYRKKHKYVDLRAMKKWSRQILEGLQYLHSHDPPVIHRDLKCDNIFVNGNQGEVKIGDLGLAAILRQARSAHSVIGTPEFMAPELYEEEYNELVDIYAFGMCLLELVTFEYPYVECANAAQIYKKVTSGIKPASLAKVTDPSVRAFIEKCIAKASERLPAKELLMDPFLRSDEDYESIGRSLSLRTRHSSKFQYFLQISKAFMLLSSHFDMSNTEGSFDQIDIGENAKDSSPEISRDFTVQGQRRDVHTIFLKLRIADSSGHYRNIHFPFDIEEDTAVAVASEMVEELDLSDQDVSTIAEMIDAEIRSHISDWASKELPEDSFTGEVVSSESSASEAKEDGSPFLSESTLSAGNLALERFPSGRKFWSDSPKAFGGSSPAKSSPSHLSFQVDSVAAGSSSTGDNENSPDSHEDTENQCFDALHEESEDERVSDDDNNSEEREASVPVDLHLGDNSSAAADLHSSNGGHPLEDNYLESEDVKIIAEKLEILLTKQQDELNELKRKHELAISDLLTRLSPEIRQKVLNMCKEKIPDYIRQSETQC; encoded by the exons ATGCCACAGGACTTGTCGTCCGACCACGACCCAGACGATTCAGACACCGAGTTCATTGAGGTTGATCCCTCTGGTCGATATGGTCGG TACAAAGAGGTTCTAGGTAGAGGAGCTTTCAAGAAAGT ATATCGAGCATTTGATGAATTGGAAGGAATTGAAGTAGCTTGGAATCAGGTTAAGGTGGCAGATATATTACGGAACTCTGAAGATTTGGAGCGTCTATATTCAGAAGTTCATTTACTCAAGACTTTGAAGCACAAGAACATAATTAAGTTTTACTACTCATGGGTCGACACAAAAAATGAGAGCATTAACTTCATTACTGAGATTTTCACTTCTGGAACATTGCGGCA ATACCGAAAGAAACATAAATATGTTGATTTGAGAGCTATGAAGAAATGGTCTAGGCAGATTCTAGAGGGCCTTCAGTACCTTCACAGTCATGACCCACCAGTTATTCATCGAGATCTGAAGTGTGATAACATATTTGTCAATGGAAATCAAGGTGAGGTGAAAATTGGTGACTTAGGCCTGGCTGCCATTCTTCGCCAGGCTCGTTCAGCTCATAGTGTCATTG GTACTCCGGAGTTCATGGCACCAGAGCTTTATGAAGAGGAATACAATGAGCTTGTAGATATTTATGCTTTTGGCATGTGCTTGTTAGAGTTGGTCACCTTCGAGTACCCTTATGTTGAGTGTGCCAATGCAGCTCAAATATACAAGAAAGTGACATCA ggAATAAAGCCAGCATCATTGGCAAAAGTGACAGACCCTTCAGTTAGAGCATTTATAGAAAAATGTATTGCAAAAGCCTCTGAACGCTTGCCAGCCAAGGAACTTCTAATGGATCCTTTTCTCCGATCAGATGAGGATTATGAAAGTATAGGGCGTTCTCTAAGTCTTAGAACCCGCCATTCAAGTAAGTTTCAGTATTTTCTACAGATATCAAAGGCCTTTATGTTATTGTCCTCACATTTTGACATGTCAAACACAGAAGGCAGTTTTGATCAGATTGATATTGGTGAAAATGCTAAGGATTCATCTCCTGAGATTAGTAGAGATTTCACAGTTCAAGGTCAGAGGAGAGATGTTCACACAATATTTCTGAAACTACGAATTGCGGACTCCTCAG GTCATTATCGCAATATCCACTTCCCATTTGATATTGAGGAAGACACTGCAGTTGCTGTTGCTAGTGAAATGGTCGAGGAGTTGGACCTGAGTGATCAAGATGTTTCAACGATTGCTGAAATGATTGATGCAGAAATCCGGTCCCATATTTCAGATTGGGCGTCAAAAGAACTCCCTGAAGATAGTTTTACTGGAGAGGTTGTAAGTTCTGAGAGCAGTGCATCTGAAGCCAAGGAAGATGGCTCTCCCTTCCTGAGTGAGTCTACCCTTTCTGCTGGCAATCTTGCATTGGAAAGATTTCCTTCAGGTCGTAAGTTTTGGTCTGACTCACCAAAGGCATTTGGTGGAAGCTCTCCAGCAAAGTCTAGCCCCTCACACTTGTCTTTTCAGGTGGATTCGGTTGCTGCCGGATCTAGCTCAACTGGAGATAATGAAAACTCTCCTGATTCCCATGAAGACACAGAAAATCAATGTTTTGATGCTTTGCATGAAGAGTCTGAGGATGAGCGTGTTTCTGATGATGACAATAATAGTGAAGAGAGGGAAGCTAGTGTGCCTGTTGATCTGCACCTTGGCGACAACAGTAGTGCAGCTGCAGATCTACATTCTAGCAACGGAGGTCATCCTTTGGAAGACAACTATCTTGAATCAGAAGATGTCAAGATAATCGCTGAGAAACTTGAGATTCTGTTAACAAAGCAGCAAGACGAGTTAAATGAGTTAAAGAGGAAGCATGAACTGGCCATATCAGATCTTTTGACAAGACTATCTCCAGAGATCCGTCAAAAGGTTTTAAATAtgtgtaaagaaaaaatacCTGACTATATAAGGCAGAGTGAGACACAATGCTAA